In Amaranthus tricolor cultivar Red isolate AtriRed21 chromosome 3, ASM2621246v1, whole genome shotgun sequence, a single window of DNA contains:
- the LOC130807620 gene encoding nitrate regulatory gene2 protein yields the protein MGSANSKTEKTAALIMCKQRKRLINQAVNSRYNLAAAHVSYIQSLKDIGISLRRFAEAEVLIESSISLSVSPTHNNTELLDKTPSHSSSYHPSPSFSHDEVIEMTEPRLSCMKSGTGNVSVTLRYNPSTNIHTFVDNNDEDSLGFTLPPPPPPPPLEGSEVSWDYFDTVGDQSEADSFRFVGLDPGLGCDGSENGSIRLWGEEGNVGNKFKVESGISKIGGGDFSPSCAKDANFVQKMEQEKDLNEEREDPSEFITHRAKDFVSSIKDIEHRFFRASESGKEVFRMLEANKIRVGYAEAKGNSSSSDFLAACCRGRSVHATNELQPQNVPKVIVWNRSTSSQSSASRHPLATTSKDDTDDTGSECVEDFCMISGSHSSTLDRLYAWERKLYDEVKASEVIRKEYEKKCDQLQHQFAKDIHTHVIDKTRTAAKDLHSRIIVALQSVDSIAKRIEKMRDEELQPQLTELVTGFIRMWKAMLECHHAQYITISLAYHAKTSVGNLGGETYKQITTQLQYEFECFGLSFADWMNSLTSYVEALNGWLQTCVLQTQERSSRGSRKPFSPRRVVAPPIFVLLRDWSAGIKALPSEEVSDAIKNFLSDLQYLIKQQQQAEEKRDTATPTEVAESNGELKGKYEDTNEGRSGNLSSIHTSLTKVLDKLNKFSEASLKLYEDIRQKNEAARIAYLNPRPIRH from the exons ATGGGGAGTGCGAACTCAAAAACAGAGAAAACAGCAGCACTAATAATGTGCAAACAGAGGAAACGCTTAATAAACCAAGCTGTAAATTCAAGGTACAATTTAGCAGCTGCACATGTTTCCTACATACAATCCTTAAAAGACATTGGCATTTCACTTAGACGTTTTGCAGAAGCTGAAGTTTTAATAGAATCATCCATTTCTCTAAGTGTTTCTCCTACCCATAACAACACTGAACTTCTTGACAAAACCCCTTCTCATTCATCTTCTTACcatccttctccttccttttcTCATGATGAAGTCATTGAGATGACTGAACCCAGGTTAAGTTGCATGAAATCTGGAACTGGGAATGTTTCTGTTACACTTAGGTATAATCCCAGTACTAATATTCATACTTTTGTGgataataatgatgaagattCTTTGGGTTTTACACTGCCTCCTCCACCTCCACCGCCGCCACTGGAAGGATCTGAAGTTTCTTGGGATTATTTTGATACTGTTGGTGATCAAAGCGAAGCTGATAGTTTTAGATTTGTGGGTTTGGATCCGGGTTTGGGTTGTGATGGGTCTGAAAATGGGAGTATTAGGTTGTGGGGGGAAGAGGGTAATGTTGGAAATAAGTTCAAAGTTGAGAGTGGAATTAGTAAAATTGGGGGTGGAGATTTTAGTCCTAGTTGTGCTAAAGATGCTAATTTTGTGCAGAAAATGGAACAAGAGAAGGATttaaatgaagaaagagaagaccCTTCTGAGTTTATTACACATAGGGCTAAAGATTTTGTGTCAAGTATTAAGGATATTGAGCATCGGTTTTTTAGAGCTTCTGAGTCGGGTAAAGAGGTTTTCAGGATGCTTGAGGCTAATAAAATTCGGGTCGGGTATGCTGAGGCTAAAG GAAACTCGTCTTCATCAGACTTTCTAGCGGCTTGCTGTCGTGGCAGAAGTGTTCACGCTACTAATG AACTTCAGCCACAAAATGTTCCCAAGGTCATTGTGTGGAATCGGTCTACTTCTTCGCAGTCATCAGCATCCCGGCATCCTCTAGCCACCACGTCAAAGGATGATACCGATGATACTGGCAGTGAATGTGTTGAAGATTTTTGCATGATTTCAGGGAGCCATTCTTCTACTCTCGACAGGCTCTATGCATGGGAGAGAAAGCTATATGATGAAGTCAAG GCAAGTGAAGTCATCAGGAAGGAGTATGAAAAGAAATGTGACCAACTCCAGCATCAATTTGCAAAGGATATTCATACTCATGTCATCGATAAAACCAGAACGGCTGCAAAAGATTTGCACTCAAGAATCATAGTTGCACTTCAATCCGTTGATTCAATAGCAAAGCGCATCGAGAAAATGAGAGATGAAGAGTTGCAGCCTCAACTTACAGAATTGGTTACTGG ATTCATCAGAATGTGGAAAGCCATGCTAGAATGTCATCATGCGCAATACATAACAATCTCGTTAGCATACCATGCCAAGACTTCGGTGGGCAACTTGGGAGGAGAAACATATAAGCAAATAACGACTCAACTCCAGTACGAATTCGAGTGCTTTGGTCTCAGTTTTGCTGACTGGATGAACAGTCTTACGTCCTACGTGGAAGCACTTAACGGATGGTTACAGACTTGTGTACTGCAAACTCAGGAACGCAGTTCTCGTGGTAGTAGAAAACCATTCTCCCCAAGACGTGTAGTGGCCCCACCGATATTTGTTCTCTTACGTGATTGGTCAGCTGGGATTAAAGCTTTACCTTCTGAAGAAGTCAGTGATGCCATTAAAAACTTCTTATCGGATTTGCAATATCTGATAAAGCAGCAGCAGCAGGCAGAGGAGAAAAGGGACACAGCCACACCCACAGAGGTTGCAGAAAGTAATGGGGAATTAAAAGGGAAGTATGAAGATACCAATGAAGGTAGATCTGGTAATCTGAGCTCCATACATACAAGTTTGACAAAGGTGCTTGATAAACTCAACAAATTCTCCGAGGCTTCGTTGAAACTGTACGAGGATATTAGACAGAAAAACGAGGCAGCTCGTATTGCATATTTGAATCCCAGACCTATCAGACACTGA